Proteins encoded in a region of the Poecilia reticulata strain Guanapo linkage group LG14, Guppy_female_1.0+MT, whole genome shotgun sequence genome:
- the or30bu1 gene encoding odorant receptor 104-1 yields MAQVEENYTEVSAFIIVGFPGLQLEYFHTVAWFLFILYVTTVVGNLVLVVMFALEHSLQKPMYIIMVSLALSDIGFTTVALPKLIARYWWNDASIGFYTCHFQRHMIHYFGSLNSMIMLTMAVDRYLAVCFPLRYPMLMTAPTMTILTVFSWLVAHVFPGVTSINFTQISFCGSNEIIQAFCETLSLTALACGDKSYLSWASYVTAMFILLVPLGFVIFSYFFIIISVFHMTSGQGRRKTLSTCATQGFIISIYYIPRFFVYSAPHVPNMQMTPDSRIATTFFYSFFPPLINPFVYCLRTKEIKAIWSRWVQRLQVVQPKSSKTADVPKVK; encoded by the exons ATGGCTCAAGTGGAGGAGAACTACACTGAAGTCTCAGCGTTTATTATCGTGGGCTTCCCAGGTCTCCAGCTGGAGTATTTTCACACGGTGGCATGGTTTTTGTTCATCCTCTATGTGACCACAGTGGTGGGAAACCTGGTGTTGGTGGTGATGTTTGCTCTGGAGCACAGTCTCCAGAAGCCCATGTACATCATCATGGTCAGCCTGGCGCTCTCAGACATTg gCTTTACCACAGTGGCTTTACCAAAACTTATTGCTCGCTACTGGTGGAATGATGCGAGCATTGGCTTTTACACATGCCATTTCCAAAGACACATGATCCACTATTTTGGGAGTTTGAACTCCATGATTATGCTGACCATGGCTGTGGATCGGTATCTGGCCGTCTGTTTTCCTCTCAG aTATCCCATGCTTATGACGGCCCCGACTATGACAATCCTGACAGTTTTCTCCTGGTTAGTGGCACACGTCTTCCCTGGTGTCACCTCCATTAACTTTACCCAGATATCTTTTTGTGGGTCTAATGAAATCATACAGGCTTTTTGTGAAACTCTATCCCTTACCGCTCTTGCATGTGGGGATAAAAGTTATCTGTCCTGGGCTTCATATGTCACTGCAATGTTTATCCTTCTTGTTCCTTTGGGCTTTGTGATTTTCTCCTACTTTTTCATCATAATCTCAGTCTTTCACATGACCAGCGGACAG GGCAGAAGGAAGACCTTATCGACGTGTGCCACCCAGGGCTTCATCATTTCAATCTACTACATACCACGCTTCTTCGTCTACTCCGCACCACACGTTCCTAACATGCAGATGACCCCGGACAGCCGAATAGCCACAACCTTTTTCTACAGCTTCTTCCCTCCGCTCATAAACCCGTTTGTGTATTGTCTGAGAACCAAGGAGATCAAGGCGATATGGAGCCGCTGGGTTCAGAGGCTACAGGTTGTTCAGCCCAAGTCCAGCAAAACGGCCGATGTCcccaaagtaaaatga